Proteins encoded by one window of Bacillus sp. DTU_2020_1000418_1_SI_GHA_SEK_038:
- a CDS encoding ribonuclease J, whose translation MNTRKNESIKIVALGGVGEFGKNMYLAEVDEDIYVLDAGFMIPENEMFGIDIVIPDFTYLAQNKERVKGIFLTHGHEDHIGALSYILRDINVPVYGTKLTLALAKAKMKEQEFKGQINFVEIHSDSKIEFQSADVSFFHTTHSIPDSVGICIHTSEGSIVYTGDFKFDQAATSYYKPEIGKMARIGEDGVLCLLSDSTEADKPGHTQSEAKVISQVTDAFFNAPGRIIAASLASDLIRIQHIFDAAYKSRRKVAILGKFSQSAFGIALQLGYLQVPEELIIPISEVNQYPDDEIVILLTGSQGEPIEVLQKMSKQLHKQINIKQGDTVMLTAFPIRGSEVIIFKTTDMLFRAGANVISGKGAFGTSSHGSQEELKFMINLMQPKFFIPVHGEYRMLKAHAKVALETGLTNDQIFIPEKGEVAEIKEGRIRPAGRIPSGNVLIDGSGIGDVGNIVLRDRKLLSQDGILLVVVTLNKKEKSICAGPEIISRGFVYVRESEELLIEATKKVREIVEKNISKETFDWSGIKQDMRDVLNQYLYEKTKRRPMILPIIMEV comes from the coding sequence TTGAACACTAGAAAGAATGAAAGCATCAAGATTGTGGCACTGGGGGGAGTAGGTGAATTTGGCAAGAATATGTACCTCGCGGAGGTAGATGAAGACATATATGTTTTAGATGCAGGATTCATGATACCGGAAAATGAAATGTTCGGAATAGATATTGTCATACCTGACTTCACTTATCTCGCACAAAATAAAGAAAGGGTTAAAGGAATCTTTTTGACACATGGTCATGAAGATCATATCGGTGCCCTATCATATATATTAAGAGATATTAATGTTCCTGTATATGGCACGAAGCTGACGCTTGCATTAGCAAAAGCGAAAATGAAAGAACAGGAATTTAAAGGTCAAATCAATTTTGTGGAGATTCATTCGGACTCTAAGATCGAATTTCAATCTGCGGACGTGTCATTTTTTCATACAACCCACAGCATTCCAGACAGCGTTGGAATTTGTATACATACTTCAGAGGGAAGTATCGTTTACACTGGGGATTTTAAATTTGATCAAGCGGCGACTTCTTATTACAAGCCTGAGATAGGAAAAATGGCGAGAATCGGTGAAGATGGTGTTCTTTGCTTGCTTTCTGACAGTACGGAGGCAGATAAACCGGGTCATACCCAATCGGAAGCCAAAGTAATCAGCCAAGTAACCGATGCCTTTTTTAATGCTCCAGGTCGAATCATCGCTGCATCTTTGGCATCTGATTTAATAAGAATTCAGCATATTTTTGATGCAGCCTATAAAAGCAGAAGAAAAGTTGCGATCCTTGGCAAATTCTCGCAATCAGCTTTCGGTATCGCACTTCAGCTTGGGTATTTACAGGTACCCGAGGAATTAATCATTCCCATTTCTGAAGTCAATCAATATCCGGATGATGAAATTGTTATTCTACTAACGGGATCCCAAGGAGAGCCCATTGAAGTTTTGCAAAAAATGTCCAAGCAGCTTCATAAGCAGATCAATATTAAACAGGGTGATACTGTCATGCTAACTGCCTTCCCTATTAGAGGGAGTGAGGTAATCATTTTTAAGACGACTGATATGCTTTTTCGTGCAGGAGCAAATGTTATTTCCGGAAAGGGTGCATTTGGCACATCAAGCCACGGAAGCCAGGAAGAGCTTAAATTTATGATTAATTTAATGCAGCCGAAATTCTTTATTCCTGTTCATGGTGAATATCGCATGTTAAAGGCACATGCCAAAGTTGCTTTGGAAACCGGTTTAACGAATGATCAAATATTCATCCCTGAAAAAGGCGAGGTTGCAGAAATAAAAGAAGGCCGAATTCGCCCCGCTGGCAGAATTCCATCGGGTAATGTTCTAATTGATGGAAGTGGAATCGGAGATGTCGGAAATATTGTATTAAGGGACAGGAAGCTCCTTTCCCAGGATGGGATATTACTTGTCGTTGTAACCTTAAATAAAAAGGAAAAAAGCATATGTGCTGGACCTGAAATTATTTCTAGAGGATTTGTCTACGTAAGAGAATCAGAGGAACTATTAATTGAGGCAACAAAGAAGGTCAGAGAAATTGTCGAAAAAAACATATCAAAAGAAACCTTCGATTGGTCAGGTATTAAGCAAGATATGAGAGATGTATTGAATCAGTATCTTTATGAAAAAACGAAACGAAGACCAATGATTTTACCTATTATTATGGAGGTTTAG